Proteins encoded by one window of Candidatus Zixiibacteriota bacterium:
- a CDS encoding electron transfer flavoprotein-ubiquinone oxidoreductase — protein MSEEIIREEMEVDVLLVGAGPANLACAWRLMDLIEQDTAAGGSLGEAVIMVIEKGSHVGAHSISGAVLDPVALAELVPNHQELGSPVKTKVTGDSMLYLTKGGKFAVPWVPKSMHHHGCYIISLNELTTWMGAQLEARGCQIFPGTAGAELLMDGAKVVGVQTDDKGINKEGERKAAFEPGMNLKAKVTVLGEGVRGSLTKKLIANNRLDADRNPQNYTTGVKELWEFPTGTLKPGQVIHTMGYPLDTQTFGGGFIYNLSDMLMSIGLVVGLNYRNPFTEPQALFSKMKQHPHIARLLAPGKMVRYGAKAIPEGGYWSIPKNYGDGFLIVGDSSAFLNPARLKGIHLAMKSGMLAAETIFEALKAGDTSEAKLAAFDRKWRSSYIYSEMYGQRNFHFMFERGVWSAPGFVLEHVFRGFGVRPDASEDHLSMRKTGEYFGTQRPKPEQWRPKPDGKVIFNKLDSVYYSGTNHDEDQPAHLHVSDLNICATTCVEEYGNPCQYFCPAQVYEMEEHDGGKRLKINASNCVHCKTCDIADPYAIITWVVPEGGGGPKYDGL, from the coding sequence ATGAGCGAAGAAATCATCCGCGAAGAGATGGAAGTTGACGTGTTGCTGGTCGGGGCCGGGCCGGCGAATCTGGCCTGCGCCTGGCGGCTGATGGACTTGATCGAGCAGGATACGGCGGCCGGCGGAAGCTTGGGGGAAGCGGTGATCATGGTGATCGAGAAGGGCTCGCACGTGGGCGCGCACTCGATCTCGGGTGCGGTGCTGGATCCGGTGGCACTTGCCGAGTTGGTCCCGAATCATCAGGAACTGGGGTCGCCGGTTAAGACGAAGGTGACGGGCGACAGCATGCTGTATCTGACGAAGGGCGGCAAGTTCGCAGTGCCGTGGGTGCCGAAGTCGATGCATCATCACGGGTGCTATATCATTTCGCTCAATGAACTGACAACCTGGATGGGGGCGCAACTGGAAGCGCGCGGGTGCCAAATCTTCCCCGGAACAGCCGGTGCCGAGCTGTTGATGGACGGCGCGAAAGTCGTCGGAGTGCAAACCGACGACAAGGGGATCAACAAGGAAGGTGAACGCAAAGCCGCGTTTGAGCCGGGGATGAATCTGAAGGCGAAGGTGACGGTGCTGGGCGAGGGGGTGCGCGGGTCACTGACGAAAAAGTTGATTGCGAATAACCGTCTTGACGCCGATCGCAATCCGCAGAACTACACGACGGGGGTGAAAGAGTTGTGGGAGTTTCCGACGGGGACATTGAAACCGGGGCAGGTGATTCACACGATGGGTTATCCGCTCGACACGCAGACTTTCGGCGGCGGGTTCATCTATAATCTATCGGATATGTTGATGTCGATCGGGTTGGTGGTGGGACTGAATTATCGCAACCCGTTCACCGAGCCGCAGGCGTTGTTCTCGAAAATGAAGCAGCATCCGCATATCGCGAGGCTGCTGGCGCCGGGCAAGATGGTGCGCTACGGCGCGAAAGCGATTCCGGAGGGCGGGTATTGGTCGATTCCGAAGAATTATGGCGATGGATTCTTGATCGTCGGCGACAGCAGCGCGTTTCTGAATCCGGCGCGGCTCAAGGGGATTCATCTGGCGATGAAATCGGGGATGTTGGCGGCGGAGACGATTTTCGAGGCGCTGAAAGCCGGGGATACCTCGGAGGCAAAGCTGGCGGCGTTCGACCGCAAGTGGCGGAGTTCCTATATTTACAGCGAAATGTACGGGCAGCGGAATTTCCATTTCATGTTCGAGCGCGGTGTCTGGTCGGCGCCCGGATTCGTGCTTGAGCATGTCTTCCGGGGATTCGGCGTGCGTCCGGACGCGAGCGAGGATCATCTCAGCATGCGCAAGACGGGGGAGTATTTCGGCACGCAGCGACCGAAGCCGGAGCAGTGGCGGCCGAAGCCGGACGGCAAGGTCATCTTCAACAAGCTCGATTCGGTGTATTACTCCGGCACGAATCACGACGAAGACCAGCCGGCGCATCTGCACGTGTCTGATCTGAACATCTGCGCGACCACATGTGTCGAGGAGTACGGTAATCCGTGCCAGTATTTTTGTCCGGCGCAGGTGTATGAGATGGAGGAACACGACGGCGGGAAGCGGCTGAAGATCAATGCCTCGAACTGCGTGCACTGCAAGACCTGCGACATCGCCGATCCGTACGCGATTATCACGTGGGTGGTTCCGGAAGGCGGCGGCGGGCCAAAGTATGATGGGCTATAG